A single genomic interval of Helianthus annuus cultivar XRQ/B chromosome 6, HanXRQr2.0-SUNRISE, whole genome shotgun sequence harbors:
- the LOC110866590 gene encoding phosphoenolpyruvate carboxylase 1, with amino-acid sequence MRVQLKGKRPLFGADLPKTEEMSDVLDTFQVISELPSDNFGAYIISMATSPSDVLAVELLQHECQVKSPLRVVPLFEKLADLKAAPAVMACLFSINWYKNRINGKHEVMIGYLDSGKDAGRFSAAWQLYKAQEELMLTAKQFGVKLTMFHGCGGTVGRFVEYFRLATPELEYSRMNIGSRPSKQKPSGGIESLRAIPWIFSWTQTRFHLPTWLGFGAAFKHAIEKDSKNLEMMKEKLWVDSSIMFILSDLL; translated from the exons ATGAGAGTCCAACTTAAGGGCAAGCGCCCGTTATTCGGGGCCGATCTTCCCAAAACAGAGGAAATGTCCGATGTTTTAGACACGTTTCAGGTCATATCCGAACTCCCATCAGACAACTTTGGAGCTTATATAATCTCAATGGCAACCAGCCCGTCTGATGTGCTCGCGGTTGAACTTTTACAACACGAGTGTCAAGTCAAAAGCCCGTTAAGAGTCGTACCCTTGTTTGAAAAACTAGCTGATCTTAAGGCTGCACCTGCTGTCATGGCTTGCCTTTTTTCCATAAACTGGTATAAAAACCGAATCAACGGTAAACATGAGGTCATGATCGGGTACTTGGATTCTGGAAAAGACGCGGGTCGGTTTTCCGCAGCTTGGCAGTTGTATAAAGCACAGGAGGAATTAATGCTCACGGCTAAACAGTTCGGAGTAAAGCTCACGATGTTTCATGGGTGTGGTGGGACCGTTGGCCGATTCGTCGAATACTTCCGCCTG GCAACACCTGAGTTGGAATACAGTCGCATGAACATCGGGAGTCGTCCTTCAAAACAAAAGCCGAGTGGTGGGATTGAATCACTTAGAGCGATCCCGTGGATATTTTCATGGACTCAAACAAGGTTTCATCTTCCCACTTGGCTCGGTTTTGGAGCTGCATTCAAGCATGCTATTGAAAAGGACTCGAAGAACCTTGAGATGATGAAAGAGAAGTTGTGGGTCGATTCAAGCATCATGTTCATCTTATCAGACCTTCTGTAG
- the LOC110867959 gene encoding zinc finger CCCH domain-containing protein 37, whose amino-acid sequence MANQVYGSKSSKHKGGRATPLDVDASSLDSIYKRSSSQAIYHQSLLGTHNTIGQSEALYSTNPLVKRPRFQSSLPVYPQRPGEKDCAHYMLTRTCKFGDSCRFDHPLWVPEGGCPGWKEIAVAVTSEDLPERPEAPDCSYFLKTQACKFGPKCKFNHPKDKIVSSSALENTDGSELPERPSEPQCGFYMKTGVCKFGSSCRFDHPKNISITIAEGEDGNGGQMAANGKLAPSIPTFTPATLHNSKGLSIRPGEEDCSFYMKTGSCKFGATCRYNHPEIYAVDPPVSFVSTIGMVNPASSVLQLGLGPTIYPQRPGQMECTYYMKAGKCMYGDTCKFHHPVDRASHANEAQQQDVKLTLAGLPRREGAVKCPYYMKTGACKYGVTCKFDHPPPGEVMGMAATSEEVKDGRKENDTR is encoded by the exons ATGGCGAATCAAGTGTACGGATCCAAATCGTCGAAGCACAAGGGCGGTAGAGCCACGCCTTTAGACGTTGACGCTTCTTCACTCGACTCTATATATAAGCGTTCCTCTTCTCAAG CAATATATCATCAGTCTCTTCTTGGCACCCATAATACGATTGGGCAAAGTGAAGCTTTGTATTCTACCAACCCTTTAGTGAAGCGTCCTAGATTCCAGAGCAGTTTGCCTGTTTACCCGCAAAGGCCTGGAGAAAAGGACTGTGCCCATTATATGCTTACAAGAACTTGCAAGTTTGGAGATAGCTGCAGGTTTGATCATCCTTTGTGGGTCCCTGAGGGTGGATGCCCTGGTTGGAAAGAG ATTGCAGTTGCCGTTACAAGTGAAGATCTTCCGGAGAGACCTGAAGCCCCAGATTGCTCG TATTTCCTGAAGACTCAAGCATGCAAGTTTGGTCCCAAGTGCAAATTCAATCACCCAAAAGATAAAATCGTCTCTTCA TCTGCTTTAGAAAACACCGATGGTTCTGAATTACCAGAGAGACCCTCTGAGCCCCAATGTGGG TTTTATATGAAGACCGGGGTATGCAAATTTGGTTCATCATGCAGATTCGATCATCCAAAAAACATCTCAATAACAATTGCTGAGGGGGAAGATGGTAATGGCGGGCAGATGGCGGCAAATGGAAAGTTGGCACCTTCAATTCCGACCTTTACCCCTGCTACGTTGCATAACTCAAAAGGCCTCTCCATTAGACCG GGAGAGGAGGATTGTTCATTTTACATGAAAACCGGCAG TTGCAAGTTTGGTGCCACATGTCGTTATAATCATCCGGAGATATACG CCGTGGATCCACCTGTCTCCTTCGTATCCACAATTGGTATGGTCAACCCAGCTTCCTCAGTCCTGCAGCTTGGTTTGGGACCTACTATCTACCCTCAGCGACCTGGTCAGATGGAATGTACT TATTATATGAAAGCTGGGAAGTGCATGTATGGGGATACATGCAAATTTCATCATCCTGTTGACAGGGCATCACATGCAAATGAAGCCCAACAACAAGATGTTAAGCTTACTCTTGCTGGTCTTCCAAGGAGAGAG GGTGCTGTAAAATGCCCATACTACATGAAGACGGGGGCTTGCAAGTATGGCGTGACATGTAAGTTTGACCACCCGCCACCTGGAGAGGTCATGGGCATGGCAGCAACCAGTGAAGAAGTCAAAGATGGTCGAAAGGAAAACGATACGAGATAA